The Streptomyces taklimakanensis nucleotide sequence GGAGCGCGGGACGGAGTCCGCGCGGCGCCCCGCGCCCCGCCGGGTGTGGCCGGACGCGGGGAACGCCGGTCGTTCGAGCCCGCCGCGCGCGTCCCCTGACGGGGGCTCCGCCCGGAGCTCCGCCCCGGTTCCGGCCGCGGCCCCGGGGAGGAGCGCCACGTCTCGCGCAGGGCGGGAGCCGGCGGGGAGGGGGCGCCCGCGACCGCGACCGACGGCCCGACGGCCGCGAGGGCCCCGGCGGCGGTCGCCACCACACGGCGCGCGCGGGCCGCCACGCGCGCCATGCCTCCGCGCGCGCCAAGGGCCCGCGCGGAGGCGACCGGTGCCACCGGGGGTGGCACGGGGCGCTCGGTCGTCATCGTCCCCTCCTGTCTCCCCGTGCCGTCCGGTTCTCGGCACGGGGACGGCGGGCTATCGCTCCCGGGCCGCGGACCGACCGGCGGTCAGTTCGCGCACCGCGGCGGCGAAGGCCTCGCCGCGCGCGTGGTAGTTGGTGAACATGTCCATCGAGGCACAGGCCGGGGCCATCAGGACGGTGTCCCCGGGGCGGGCCAGCCGGGCCGCCTCGCGCACCGCCGCCGTCATCGCCCCAGTGTCGGTCCGGTCGAGGTCGACGACCGGAACATCCGGGGCGTGTCGCGCCAGTGCCTCACCGATCAGGGCCCGGTCCGCGCCGATCAGGACGGCGGCGCGCAGCCGCTTCGCCGCCTTCGCCACCAACTCGTCGAAGGTGGCCCCCTTGGCCAGGCCGCCCGCGATCCACACCACCGGATCGTAGGCGCCCAGGGACGCCTCGGCGGCGTGGGTGTTCGTCGCCTTGGAGTCGTCGACGTAGCGTACGCCGGCCACGTCGGCGACGTGCTCGATGCGGTGCGGATCGGGCCGGAAGGCGCGCAGGCCGGCGCGGACCGCCCCCGGTTTCACACCGAAGGCGCGGGCCAGGGCGGCGGCGGCCAGGGCGTTGGCGATGTTGTGCGGGGCGGGCGGGTCCACGTCCGCCACCTCGGCCAACTCCTGCGCCCGCCGCTGCCTGTACCGCGCCAGTTCCGCCTGGCTCCTCCGCCCGCCGGGCGAGTGCGCGGGCACCGTGGCGCTCCGCGACCCGGCTGCCTCGTGTGTCGCCTCGTGTGTGTCGTCAGGCGATACGAACGCCCGGTCCACCAGGAGGCCGTCCACCACCCCGAGTTCGGACGGGCCGGGGCTGCCGAGGGTGAAGCCGATCGCCCGGCACCCCTCCACCACGTCGGCCCGGCGCACCAGTTCCTCGGTGCGCGGGTCGGCGGTGTTGTAGACGCAGGCGACCTCGTTGCCCTCGTAGATCCGGCCCTTGTCGGCCGCGTACGCCTCCATCGAGCCGTGCCAGTCCAGGTGGTCGGGGGCCAGGTTGAGCACGGCGGCCGAGTGGGG carries:
- the murD gene encoding UDP-N-acetylmuramoyl-L-alanine--D-glutamate ligase; this translates as MIQDPTGEIAGRHVTVAGLGVSGMPAARVLRALGAEVTVVNDGDDESARRQATDLEALGVAVRLGDGDTLPEGTSLVVTAPGWRPDKPLFAAAAAAGVPVWGDVELAWRLRGPDPAPWLAVTGTNGKTTTVRMLASILEAAGLRTAAVGNIGVSLLDAVLADEPYDVLAVELSSYQLHWAPSIRPHSAAVLNLAPDHLDWHGSMEAYAADKGRIYEGNEVACVYNTADPRTEELVRRADVVEGCRAIGFTLGSPGPSELGVVDGLLVDRAFVSPDDTHEATHEAAGSRSATVPAHSPGGRRSQAELARYRQRRAQELAEVADVDPPAPHNIANALAAAALARAFGVKPGAVRAGLRAFRPDPHRIEHVADVAGVRYVDDSKATNTHAAEASLGAYDPVVWIAGGLAKGATFDELVAKAAKRLRAAVLIGADRALIGEALARHAPDVPVVDLDRTDTGAMTAAVREAARLARPGDTVLMAPACASMDMFTNYHARGEAFAAAVRELTAGRSAARER